A section of the Asticcacaulis sp. EMRT-3 genome encodes:
- a CDS encoding TonB-dependent receptor, with product MTTRFLLLALASSASLPAIMASVAQADTPTKIVVTGQRRAPNVPTTTEGVTAEALGKAVNVVTPEDTLRYVPNVLIRQRHIGDTQAPITTRTSGVGGSARSLIYVDGILISALIGNNNTSASPKWGLIAPEAVSRVDVLYGPFSAAYAGNSMGSVIEFTTRMPSKLEGTLEVQGGSQAFKKYGDDDSYGTGRIAGSIGDRADRFAWRLSYNHLDTNAQPLTYVTAASAPAGTTGAYADANRTRVPVEVLGSGGLEHQIQDNLSGRLTYDLTPTLTAAYTFGVFKNNDDATVNTYLRDANNAPVYTSAFSKGVYHLDETQIAQALSLTSHTGGVFDYSLTASTFDYQKSHQRTPTAVLPAGFTGGPGTGAWLDGTGWYTLDAKGTWRPNAAHIVTFGAHQDAFKLNNPQYRLSDWIDGAPGTVNSSSAGRTQTQALWVQDALTITPRLKLTSGIRFEHWRAFDGVNYSASPALDVRQPDLQRDAVSPKLVLAYNPTPDWMLKASIGAASRFPTVTELYQTVTTGAVLSVPNPNLRPERAVSSELSAERQWDSGSARVSLFNETIANALISQSAPLVAGSSTLYSYVQNIDRTRATGIELVADQQDVLIKGLQLSGWVTYVDAKIDKDTAYAPAVGKNLPQLPKLRGALVATYSPTPKLDLTLAARYSDRSFGTIDNSDTYANTYTGFSGYFVMDAHVRYKINPHLSAEIGVDNLNNRSYFLYHPFTQRTIIAGLKYSY from the coding sequence ATGACAACCCGCTTTCTTTTGCTGGCGCTCGCCAGTTCCGCCTCCCTGCCCGCCATCATGGCCTCCGTCGCCCAGGCCGACACGCCCACCAAAATCGTGGTGACCGGCCAGCGCCGCGCGCCCAATGTGCCGACCACGACCGAAGGCGTCACCGCCGAAGCGCTCGGCAAGGCGGTCAATGTCGTCACCCCCGAAGACACGCTGCGCTACGTGCCCAATGTGCTGATCCGTCAGCGCCATATCGGCGATACGCAAGCCCCCATCACCACGCGCACCTCCGGCGTCGGCGGTTCGGCGCGCAGCCTGATCTATGTCGATGGCATCCTGATCTCGGCCCTGATCGGCAATAACAACACCTCGGCCTCGCCGAAATGGGGCCTGATCGCACCGGAAGCCGTCAGCCGCGTCGATGTGCTGTATGGCCCGTTTTCCGCCGCCTATGCCGGTAATTCGATGGGCAGCGTCATCGAATTCACCACGCGGATGCCATCAAAGCTGGAAGGCACGCTGGAGGTGCAGGGCGGTTCGCAGGCTTTCAAAAAATATGGCGACGACGACAGTTACGGTACGGGCCGCATCGCCGGCAGCATCGGTGACCGCGCCGACCGCTTTGCCTGGCGGCTCAGCTATAATCACCTCGACACCAACGCCCAGCCCCTGACCTATGTGACGGCGGCTTCCGCGCCGGCAGGCACGACCGGCGCCTATGCCGACGCCAATCGCACCCGCGTGCCGGTGGAGGTGCTGGGCTCCGGCGGGCTGGAGCACCAGATTCAGGACAATCTGTCGGGCCGCCTGACCTATGACCTGACCCCCACCCTGACCGCGGCCTACACGTTTGGCGTCTTTAAAAATAACGATGATGCCACGGTCAATACCTATTTGCGCGATGCCAATAATGCCCCGGTCTATACCAGCGCCTTTTCCAAAGGCGTCTATCATCTCGATGAAACCCAGATCGCGCAAGCGCTGTCCCTGACCTCACATACCGGCGGCGTCTTCGATTACAGCCTGACGGCCTCGACCTTCGATTACCAGAAAAGCCATCAGCGCACACCGACCGCCGTCCTGCCCGCAGGCTTTACCGGCGGCCCCGGCACCGGTGCCTGGCTGGACGGTACGGGCTGGTACACGCTCGACGCCAAGGGCACATGGCGGCCCAATGCCGCCCATATCGTCACTTTCGGCGCGCATCAGGACGCCTTCAAGCTCAATAATCCGCAATACAGGCTGTCGGACTGGATCGACGGCGCACCCGGCACGGTCAACAGTTCGAGCGCGGGCCGCACACAGACCCAAGCCCTGTGGGTGCAGGATGCGCTCACGATCACCCCGCGCCTGAAACTCACGAGCGGTATCCGTTTCGAACATTGGCGCGCCTTTGACGGCGTCAACTATTCGGCCTCCCCGGCGCTCGATGTCCGTCAGCCCGACCTGCAACGCGACGCCGTCTCGCCCAAGCTGGTTCTGGCCTATAACCCGACGCCCGACTGGATGCTGAAGGCCTCCATCGGCGCGGCCTCACGCTTCCCGACCGTCACCGAACTGTACCAGACAGTGACGACGGGTGCTGTCCTGTCGGTGCCCAATCCGAACCTGCGGCCGGAACGCGCCGTCTCTTCGGAACTGTCGGCGGAGCGCCAGTGGGACAGTGGCAGCGCGCGCGTCTCGCTGTTCAACGAAACGATTGCCAATGCTCTGATTTCGCAGAGCGCGCCGCTCGTGGCCGGATCGTCCACCCTCTATAGCTATGTGCAGAATATCGACCGTACCCGCGCCACCGGCATTGAACTGGTAGCCGATCAGCAGGATGTGCTGATCAAGGGGCTGCAACTCTCCGGCTGGGTCACCTATGTCGATGCGAAAATCGACAAGGACACGGCCTATGCACCCGCGGTGGGCAAAAACCTGCCGCAACTGCCGAAACTGCGCGGGGCGCTGGTGGCCACCTACAGCCCGACACCCAAGCTCGACCTCACCCTGGCAGCGCGCTACAGCGACCGCAGCTTCGGCACGATCGACAATTCCGACACCTATGCCAATACCTATACCGGTTTCAGCGGCTATTTCGTCATGGACGCCCATGTCCGTTATAAGATCAACCCGCATCTGTCGGCTGAGATCGGCGTCGATAACCTCAATAACCGGTCGTATTTCCTTTACCACCCCTTCACCCAGCGCACGATCATCGCCGGGCTGAAATACAGTTACTAG